From the Sphingomonas aliaeris genome, one window contains:
- a CDS encoding type II secretion system F family protein: MEMMPFMMLVGGAGAVLLLLVLAFSGPSAQRAQARRLTSLRARHSDVENVVEAQMARRISAARANRMDGYASQFLPRPAELKKRLAKTGKPWTVGQYGLATLGIIVVVAGLGWLKGLPILLALLVGVMLGAGIPHFAVGFFIKRRVAQFTTKLPDAIELLVRGLRSGLPITETIGVVGSEMKGPVGVEFRTVTDKMKIGRTMDAALQDTADRLGTPEFQFFVISIAIQRETGGNLAETLANLATVLRMRGQMKLKIKAMSSESKASAYIIGSLPFIVFGMIWMINSSYMQTFFIDQRLMVAGGGGLCWMGIGAFIMAKMINFEI; the protein is encoded by the coding sequence ATGGAAATGATGCCGTTCATGATGTTGGTCGGGGGCGCGGGCGCCGTGCTCCTGCTGCTCGTTCTGGCCTTTTCGGGGCCATCGGCGCAGCGTGCGCAAGCGCGCCGTCTCACGTCGCTCCGCGCGCGCCACAGCGATGTAGAAAACGTCGTCGAGGCGCAGATGGCACGGCGGATCTCCGCGGCGCGCGCCAATCGGATGGACGGATATGCGTCGCAGTTCCTGCCGCGGCCCGCCGAACTGAAAAAGCGTCTGGCGAAAACCGGGAAGCCGTGGACCGTCGGGCAATATGGCCTCGCGACGCTTGGCATCATTGTCGTGGTTGCTGGGCTCGGATGGCTGAAGGGGCTGCCGATATTGCTGGCCCTGCTCGTCGGCGTGATGCTGGGCGCTGGCATCCCGCACTTCGCGGTCGGGTTCTTCATCAAGCGCCGGGTTGCGCAATTCACCACGAAATTGCCGGACGCGATCGAATTGCTGGTGCGCGGGCTGCGGTCCGGCCTGCCGATCACCGAGACGATCGGCGTGGTCGGCAGCGAGATGAAGGGGCCGGTCGGTGTGGAATTCCGCACCGTCACCGACAAGATGAAGATCGGCCGCACGATGGATGCGGCATTGCAGGACACGGCCGACCGGCTCGGCACGCCCGAATTCCAGTTCTTCGTCATCTCCATCGCGATCCAGCGGGAGACGGGCGGCAATCTCGCCGAGACGCTCGCCAACCTTGCGACCGTATTGCGCATGCGCGGTCAGATGAAGCTGAAGATCAAGGCCATGTCGTCGGAATCCAAGGCATCGGCGTACATCATCGGATCGCTGCCATTCATCGTGTTCGGCATGATCTGGATGATCAATTCCAGCTACATGCAGACGTTCTTCATCGATCAGCGACTGATGGTCGCAGGCGGCGGCGGGCTGTGCTGGATGGGCATCGGGGCCTTCATCATGGCCAAGATGATCAATTTCGAAATCTGA
- a CDS encoding AAA family ATPase, whose translation MNAPFNPGKLGNRDPFVAFVCDETTAEALRPVVGEMGWAPEKVNKGGLRNAVQSLSVSASPQILFVDLSESGDPLNDINALAEVCEPGTVVIAAGQINDVRLYRDLVVSGIQDYLLKPLSPDMLREAFTHAQTILNAPKAADASVERPHCSTAIIGARGGVGASTVATSIAWLLSDRGKRTTALLDLDVHFGTGALALDLEPGRGLTDAIDNPSRIDGLFIERAMVRSSDMLSVLSAEAPINSPIMTDGSAFYQLQEEMRAAFECTVVDLPRGMLVQHPHLIADVQIAVLVTELTLAAARDTIRILSWLKSNAPQTQVFVLANRVHAGQLEITRKDFEGSIERKIDHVVPFDQKLAAQAAKLGKPMAEAGKGSKTVAALGDLATQLMASGDAASEDAPPRKGAAKQGGSLIGKFDLKAMLSKKPKK comes from the coding sequence ATGAACGCACCCTTCAACCCTGGCAAGCTCGGCAACCGCGACCCGTTCGTCGCCTTCGTTTGCGATGAGACGACGGCCGAGGCATTGCGCCCGGTCGTCGGCGAAATGGGCTGGGCACCGGAAAAGGTGAACAAGGGCGGGCTGCGCAACGCGGTCCAGTCCCTATCCGTCTCCGCCTCGCCGCAGATCCTGTTCGTGGATTTGTCGGAAAGCGGTGATCCGCTGAACGACATCAACGCGCTGGCCGAGGTCTGCGAACCTGGTACCGTCGTGATCGCCGCCGGCCAGATCAACGACGTCCGCCTGTACCGCGATCTCGTCGTCAGCGGTATCCAGGATTATCTGCTCAAGCCGCTCAGCCCGGACATGCTGCGCGAGGCGTTTACGCATGCGCAAACGATCCTGAACGCACCGAAGGCCGCCGACGCCAGTGTCGAGCGCCCGCATTGCTCTACCGCGATCATTGGTGCGCGTGGCGGTGTCGGTGCGTCGACCGTCGCGACCTCGATCGCCTGGCTGCTCAGCGACAGGGGCAAGCGCACCACCGCTTTGCTCGATCTCGACGTGCATTTCGGCACCGGTGCGCTGGCGCTCGATCTCGAACCGGGCCGCGGCCTGACCGATGCGATCGACAATCCCAGCCGCATCGACGGCCTGTTCATCGAACGCGCGATGGTACGCTCCAGCGATATGCTGTCCGTGCTGTCGGCGGAGGCGCCGATCAACTCGCCGATCATGACGGACGGCAGCGCTTTCTATCAGCTGCAGGAGGAGATGCGCGCCGCGTTCGAATGTACCGTGGTCGATCTGCCGCGCGGCATGCTGGTCCAGCATCCGCACCTGATCGCGGACGTGCAGATCGCCGTCCTGGTGACGGAGCTGACGCTGGCCGCCGCGCGCGATACGATCCGCATCCTGTCGTGGCTGAAATCGAATGCTCCGCAGACGCAGGTGTTCGTGCTGGCGAACCGCGTGCATGCCGGTCAGTTGGAGATCACGCGCAAGGATTTCGAAGGCTCGATCGAGCGCAAGATCGATCACGTCGTGCCCTTCGATCAGAAGCTGGCGGCGCAGGCGGCCAAGCTCGGCAAGCCGATGGCCGAAGCGGGCAAGGGCTCGAAGACGGTCGCTGCGCTCGGCGACCTCGCCACGCAGTTGATGGCGTCCGGCGACGCGGCCAGCGAGGACGCTCCGCCGCGCAAGGGCGCTGCGAAGCAAGGCGGGTCGTTGATCGGGAAGTTCGACCTGAAGGCGATGCTGTCCAAGAAGCCGAAGAAGTAG
- a CDS encoding CpaD family pilus assembly protein, protein MISPKSKRSILIASALAPALLLGACGTPNRGLETVHQPVVARTDYVFDVGSAGNRLAPGEAQRLAGWMAGLRLGYGDRVSVDDPSGPGSGVRDDVQTQLARYGLLVSETAPPTNAPIAPGMIRVVVSRMKATVPGCPDFSRVSGIEYEGNMSSNQGCATNANFAAMVANPADLVLGQVGADSPDTAVATKAVDSYRKATPKGGK, encoded by the coding sequence ATGATCTCGCCCAAGTCAAAGCGCAGCATCCTGATCGCTTCCGCTCTTGCCCCGGCCTTGTTGCTGGGTGCATGCGGCACGCCGAACAGGGGTCTCGAAACGGTGCATCAGCCCGTCGTTGCCCGCACCGATTACGTCTTCGACGTCGGCAGTGCCGGCAATCGCCTGGCACCGGGTGAGGCGCAACGCCTCGCCGGCTGGATGGCCGGGCTGCGGCTCGGCTACGGCGATCGGGTTTCGGTGGACGATCCGTCCGGGCCGGGCAGTGGCGTGCGAGACGACGTGCAGACGCAGCTTGCCCGTTACGGCCTGCTGGTCTCCGAAACGGCACCGCCGACCAACGCTCCGATCGCACCGGGCATGATCCGCGTCGTCGTCAGCCGCATGAAGGCGACGGTACCGGGCTGCCCCGATTTCAGCCGCGTGTCCGGCATCGAATATGAAGGCAACATGTCGTCGAACCAGGGGTGCGCGACGAATGCGAATTTCGCCGCGATGGTCGCCAATCCGGCCGATCTGGTGCTGGGCCAGGTGGGCGCCGATTCCCCGGACACCGCGGTCGCGACCAAAGCCGTCGATTCGTACCGCAAGGCCACGCCCAAGGGGGGCAAATAA
- a CDS encoding type II and III secretion system protein family protein → MRIANMAAGWPLAATLMAATIAGTASQAPAQTAAAAPVLQVNTGRGRLITLPRPITDIFVASDAVADVQVKSPTQIYVFGKATGETSISATGRGGAVVYSATVRVGNNLDSIQQMLNLAMPESQITATPMNGLVLLTGVVLSPSDAEEAARLVQAYVGDSTKVLSRLKTATPLQVNLQVKFAEVSRSFIKNIGTNFSTVDRTGGTTKFGATRGTPGSTFVPGGPLGVGFSEVPSGASQVKSGAGTVLGLAGKVLGLDLLGSLDLGETVGQVSTLATPNLTALSGETGTFLVGGEVPILISQGQGAVSVEYKPYGISLTYTPTVLADGRISLRLRAEVSQLTAAGSVQLNNTVIQGISTRRTETTVELGSGQSFMTAGLLQNSHDNSIDKTPGLGDLPILGALFRSNGFRRNETELVIVVTPYLVKPVNANDIVLPTDGIEAPTDLERVLLGKLGGGKTGGDRPKPTMAPPTTATPAFGAVAPTLPAPKADVRREEKAEPSKSKKGAAPAPGFSFN, encoded by the coding sequence ATGCGTATCGCGAACATGGCCGCAGGCTGGCCGCTCGCCGCCACCCTGATGGCGGCAACCATCGCCGGCACGGCATCGCAGGCCCCGGCGCAAACCGCCGCCGCAGCACCCGTGCTCCAGGTCAATACCGGTCGCGGCCGGCTGATCACCCTGCCCCGCCCGATTACCGATATCTTCGTCGCCAGCGATGCAGTCGCAGACGTCCAGGTAAAGTCGCCGACGCAAATCTACGTGTTCGGCAAGGCGACCGGGGAAACGTCCATTTCGGCCACCGGACGCGGCGGCGCGGTGGTCTATTCGGCGACGGTCCGGGTCGGCAACAATCTCGACTCGATCCAGCAAATGCTCAATCTGGCGATGCCGGAATCGCAGATCACCGCCACCCCGATGAACGGTCTGGTGCTGCTGACCGGTGTCGTCCTGTCGCCGTCCGATGCGGAAGAGGCCGCGCGACTCGTCCAGGCCTATGTCGGCGACAGCACGAAAGTCCTCAGCCGCCTGAAGACCGCGACGCCGCTTCAGGTAAACCTGCAGGTCAAGTTCGCCGAGGTCAGCCGCAGCTTCATCAAGAATATCGGCACGAACTTCTCCACCGTCGATCGCACCGGCGGCACAACCAAGTTCGGCGCGACCCGCGGCACACCGGGCAGCACGTTCGTACCGGGCGGACCGCTCGGCGTCGGCTTCTCGGAAGTCCCCTCTGGAGCCAGTCAGGTCAAAAGCGGCGCAGGCACCGTGCTGGGGCTTGCCGGCAAGGTGCTGGGCCTCGACCTTCTAGGCTCGCTCGATCTAGGTGAGACGGTCGGACAGGTCTCGACACTGGCGACCCCGAATCTGACCGCATTGTCCGGCGAAACGGGTACGTTCTTGGTCGGCGGGGAGGTTCCGATCCTGATCAGCCAGGGCCAGGGCGCCGTTTCGGTCGAATACAAGCCGTACGGTATCAGCCTGACCTACACGCCGACCGTATTGGCCGACGGCCGAATTTCGCTGCGCCTGCGCGCCGAAGTGTCCCAGCTGACGGCGGCGGGTTCGGTGCAGCTCAACAATACCGTGATCCAGGGCATCAGCACGCGGCGCACCGAAACCACCGTCGAACTCGGTTCGGGCCAAAGTTTCATGACTGCCGGATTGCTTCAGAACAGCCACGACAATTCGATCGACAAGACGCCGGGCCTTGGCGACCTGCCGATCCTGGGTGCGCTGTTCCGCTCGAACGGTTTCCGGCGCAACGAGACGGAACTCGTCATCGTCGTGACGCCGTATCTCGTGAAGCCGGTCAACGCGAACGACATCGTGCTGCCGACCGACGGTATCGAGGCCCCGACCGATCTGGAACGCGTGCTGCTCGGCAAGCTGGGCGGCGGGAAGACCGGTGGCGATCGTCCGAAGCCGACAATGGCACCGCCCACGACAGCGACCCCAGCCTTCGGCGCCGTGGCTCCGACGCTGCCCGCCCCGAAGGCGGACGTCCGCCGCGAGGAAAAGGCCGAGCCGTCCAAGTCGAAAAAGGGCGCGGCTCCCGCACCCGGATTCTCGTTCAATTGA
- a CDS encoding A24 family peptidase → MLLGTLVLLLVSAGIQDARVREIANWKNAAIALLAPLWWLASGLSPWPDMAVQIGLALIVFSLFCCAFHFGWMGGGDVKMIGALALWFPFTQLSSLLVVMSLVGGVLTIVMMIHHAVSKKAGNIEVPYGVAIAIAALFSIREPIFNQFT, encoded by the coding sequence TTGCTGCTCGGCACGTTGGTGCTGCTTCTGGTTTCGGCCGGGATCCAGGACGCACGCGTCCGGGAAATCGCGAACTGGAAGAATGCGGCCATCGCGCTGCTCGCCCCCTTGTGGTGGTTAGCAAGCGGCCTGTCACCCTGGCCCGACATGGCAGTCCAGATCGGCCTCGCGCTGATCGTATTCTCCCTGTTCTGCTGCGCCTTCCACTTCGGGTGGATGGGCGGCGGCGACGTGAAGATGATCGGGGCACTCGCTTTGTGGTTTCCCTTTACGCAATTGTCGTCGCTGTTGGTCGTCATGTCGCTGGTCGGCGGCGTGCTGACGATCGTGATGATGATCCACCACGCGGTGTCGAAAAAGGCCGGAAATATTGAAGTGCCGTACGGCGTGGCGATTGCAATCGCTGCCTTATTTTCGATCCGCGAACCGATTTTTAATCAATTTACGTGA
- a CDS encoding alpha/beta hydrolase encodes MSFPPEHYRRLIPADAAITTWQAPDGWTMRRFDWPAGTGGEIDARTARGSILFQTGRGDIFEKYLEAFARWHDAGWSVSALDWRGQGGSGRMSPDRHVGHIDHFETYIADLAAFWPEWQANTPGPHVLMGHSMGGHLALRGMAERAAKPDAAVLIAPMLGLHSPLGARLGERLARIVGG; translated from the coding sequence ATGTCCTTTCCGCCCGAACACTATCGCCGCCTGATCCCTGCCGATGCGGCGATCACCACGTGGCAGGCACCGGACGGCTGGACGATGCGGCGTTTCGATTGGCCGGCGGGTACGGGCGGGGAGATCGACGCGAGGACGGCACGGGGCAGCATCCTGTTTCAGACCGGACGGGGCGATATCTTCGAGAAATATCTGGAAGCGTTCGCCCGGTGGCACGATGCCGGCTGGTCGGTCAGCGCGCTCGACTGGCGCGGGCAGGGCGGTTCGGGCCGGATGTCCCCAGACCGGCATGTCGGCCACATCGACCATTTCGAAACCTATATCGCCGATCTCGCGGCGTTCTGGCCGGAATGGCAGGCGAACACACCCGGTCCGCATGTACTGATGGGGCATTCGATGGGCGGGCATCTTGCCTTGCGCGGCATGGCGGAGCGCGCCGCGAAGCCCGATGCGGCCGTGCTGATCGCTCCGATGCTGGGGCTGCATTCTCCGCTTGGCGCGCGACTGGGCGAGCGGCTGGCGCGGATCGTCGGGGGATAG
- a CDS encoding serine aminopeptidase domain-containing protein, producing MLTHDPDRYRDELFWHETVPEIVLGPPSWTWLIEAFASTRVSRADPRLAAMTVPTLLIVAEADKLVDPAAALAIAKWLPHAEVLRFGTESAHEVLREADGVRDRALAAIDAFLARAAPDGRAAR from the coding sequence TTGCTGACGCATGATCCGGATCGGTACCGGGACGAATTGTTCTGGCACGAGACGGTGCCGGAAATCGTACTCGGGCCGCCAAGCTGGACCTGGCTTATCGAGGCGTTCGCATCGACGCGGGTATCGCGAGCGGATCCGCGGCTGGCGGCGATGACGGTCCCAACGCTGCTGATCGTGGCGGAAGCCGACAAACTGGTCGACCCGGCGGCGGCGCTGGCGATCGCAAAATGGCTGCCGCATGCCGAAGTGCTCCGCTTCGGGACCGAGTCGGCGCACGAGGTTCTGCGCGAGGCGGACGGGGTGCGCGACCGGGCGCTGGCCGCGATCGATGCATTTCTGGCGCGCGCTGCGCCCGACGGACGCGCCGCGCGATGA
- a CDS encoding NAD(P)/FAD-dependent oxidoreductase, translating to MRYDVAIVGAGIAGASLAAAIDGRASVLLLEAEDTPGYHATGRSAAFWSETYGGPGIQPLTTASGPVLRDGGFLRQMRTLHVGRSEDRAAVEAFRAEFAGTGVSLELVDPADFVSGLRAEWTLGVMEGSSAYIDVAALHADSLARAKRAGVVLVSGAALLAAERVGNGWRLATQAGAFEAGVIVDAAGAWADSVARFAGVRAIGIQAYRRTMVQLRTDPPAPDGFPLVADINGGFYFKQEAGGRLWLSPHDETPVDPHDVQAEEYDVAVAIDRFEGVVDWRVTAVERRWAGLRSFAPDRLPVYGFDRDMPGFFWCAGQGGFGIQTAPAAASLAAALLLGVAPDEGLAGIDPTTYAPDRWN from the coding sequence ATGAGATACGACGTGGCGATCGTGGGGGCTGGGATTGCGGGCGCAAGCCTTGCCGCCGCGATCGACGGGCGGGCATCGGTGCTGCTGCTGGAGGCGGAGGATACGCCCGGCTATCACGCGACCGGGCGGTCGGCGGCCTTCTGGTCGGAGACTTATGGCGGACCGGGAATCCAGCCGCTGACGACCGCGTCCGGGCCAGTGCTTCGAGACGGCGGCTTCCTGCGGCAGATGAGGACGCTGCATGTCGGGCGCAGCGAGGATCGGGCTGCGGTCGAGGCGTTTCGGGCCGAGTTTGCGGGAACCGGCGTTTCGCTTGAGCTAGTCGATCCGGCGGACTTCGTGTCGGGCCTGCGCGCGGAATGGACGCTCGGCGTGATGGAGGGGAGCAGCGCGTATATCGACGTCGCCGCCTTGCATGCCGACAGTCTCGCGCGGGCGAAGCGGGCGGGGGTGGTGCTTGTGTCGGGTGCGGCTTTGCTCGCGGCAGAACGGGTCGGCAATGGCTGGCGGCTGGCTACGCAGGCGGGCGCGTTCGAAGCAGGCGTGATCGTCGATGCGGCCGGGGCGTGGGCGGATTCCGTCGCGCGATTCGCCGGCGTGCGCGCGATCGGTATCCAGGCGTACCGCCGGACGATGGTGCAGCTTCGCACCGATCCTCCGGCGCCGGACGGCTTTCCGCTTGTCGCCGACATCAATGGCGGCTTCTACTTCAAGCAGGAAGCGGGCGGGCGGCTGTGGCTCAGCCCGCATGACGAAACGCCGGTCGATCCGCATGACGTGCAGGCGGAGGAGTACGACGTCGCGGTGGCGATCGACCGGTTCGAGGGCGTGGTGGACTGGCGCGTGACGGCGGTCGAGCGGCGCTGGGCGGGCCTCAGGAGCTTCGCGCCCGATCGGCTGCCGGTTTATGGGTTCGACCGCGACATGCCGGGCTTCTTCTGGTGCGCGGGACAGGGCGGATTCGGCATCCAGACCGCACCCGCCGCCGCGTCGCTTGCCGCCGCGCTGCTGCTGGGCGTCGCCCCCGACGAAGGATTGGCAGGGATCGATCCGACGACCTACGCACCCGATCGCTGGAATTAG
- the rnhA gene encoding ribonuclease HI, which produces MTELSKVEIATDGACKGNPGPGGWGALIRAGDKEKELSGGERLTTNNRMELTAAIEGLNALKRPCRVTLSTDSRYVMDGLTKWIKGWQKNGWKTAAKQPVKNADLWQALLDAAAPHRIDWVWVKGHAGHPDNERVDKLASDAAVAAGR; this is translated from the coding sequence ATGACCGAACTCTCCAAAGTCGAAATCGCGACCGATGGCGCCTGCAAGGGCAATCCCGGCCCCGGCGGCTGGGGCGCGCTGATCCGCGCGGGGGACAAGGAAAAGGAATTGTCGGGCGGCGAACGGCTGACGACCAACAACCGCATGGAACTTACCGCAGCGATCGAGGGGCTGAACGCACTCAAGCGTCCCTGCCGCGTCACCCTGTCTACCGACAGCCGCTACGTCATGGATGGGCTGACGAAGTGGATTAAGGGGTGGCAGAAGAATGGATGGAAGACAGCTGCGAAGCAGCCGGTGAAAAATGCTGATCTTTGGCAGGCTTTGCTCGATGCGGCCGCGCCGCACCGGATCGACTGGGTTTGGGTGAAAGGCCATGCCGGACACCCGGATAACGAACGCGTCGACAAACTCGCCAGCGACGCCGCGGTGGCTGCAGGACGCTAA
- the thrB gene encoding homoserine kinase, whose translation MAVYTHVSAEALSTFLTRYDVGDLVSAKGIAEGVENSNYLVDTTKGRFILTLYEKRVDTGDLPFFFSLLDHLADRGNPVPPAIKDREGVTIQTLEGRSACLIKFLPGISLSHPTPAQALSAGAAMGRMHDALRDFPLERPNSMGVETWQPLFERCGHSLNEIAPGLYDDLGRAVDGVTRRWDADAHDCSVIHADLFPDNVLMLGDEVGGLIDFYFACTDIRVYDLAIMHSAWSFDAKGHGYDAAVGDALVAGYERNFPLSDFERAQFPLLAGGSCLRFALSRAWDWLNTPADALVTRKDPLAYWRRLAHYDPELTTK comes from the coding sequence ATGGCCGTCTACACCCACGTTTCCGCCGAAGCCCTGTCTACATTCCTCACTCGCTACGATGTCGGCGACCTCGTCTCCGCAAAGGGCATCGCCGAGGGCGTGGAGAACAGCAATTACCTCGTCGATACGACCAAGGGCCGCTTCATCTTGACGCTGTACGAAAAGCGCGTCGATACCGGCGACCTGCCCTTCTTCTTCTCGTTGCTTGATCATCTGGCCGATCGTGGCAACCCCGTTCCGCCTGCGATCAAGGATCGCGAGGGCGTGACGATCCAGACGCTCGAAGGCCGCTCCGCCTGCCTTATCAAATTCTTGCCCGGCATATCGCTGTCGCATCCGACACCGGCGCAGGCGCTGTCGGCCGGCGCGGCTATGGGACGGATGCACGATGCTTTGCGTGATTTCCCGCTCGAACGGCCCAATTCGATGGGCGTCGAAACGTGGCAACCTCTGTTTGAACGCTGCGGTCACAGCCTGAACGAAATCGCGCCTGGCCTGTACGACGATCTCGGCCGAGCGGTCGACGGCGTTACGCGGCGCTGGGATGCCGACGCGCACGATTGCTCCGTCATCCACGCCGATCTGTTTCCCGACAACGTGCTGATGCTTGGAGACGAGGTCGGTGGCCTGATCGACTTCTATTTCGCCTGCACCGACATCCGCGTCTACGATCTTGCGATCATGCACAGTGCTTGGTCGTTCGACGCCAAAGGTCATGGCTATGACGCCGCCGTCGGCGACGCGCTCGTCGCGGGTTATGAACGCAATTTCCCACTCAGCGACTTCGAGCGTGCGCAATTCCCCCTGCTCGCCGGCGGATCGTGTTTGCGATTCGCTTTGTCGCGCGCCTGGGATTGGCTCAACACGCCGGCCGATGCGCTGGTGACGCGCAAGGATCCGCTCGCTTACTGGCGACGGCTTGCCCATTACGATCCGGAACTGACGACCAAATGA
- the ispH gene encoding 4-hydroxy-3-methylbut-2-enyl diphosphate reductase, with protein MANASKPPLELLIAAPRGFCAGVDRAIRIVELAIEKHGAPVYVRHEIVHNKYVVDTLRSKGAVFVEDLDAVPQGVPVVFSAHGVPKSVPAAAEDRGLTYLDATCPLVSKVHRQAERLVAQGKHIVFIGHAGHPEVIGTFGQVPPGAMTLIETPADAEKFVPTDPNNIAFLTQTTLSVDDTAEVVATLQRRFSAIQAPRPDDICYATSNRQTAVKAIAAMCDAMLVIGAPNSSNSVRLVEVAEREGTRAILIQRADVLDLSFLDGVKTLGITAGASAPEILVREVVARLSEHFDVTEREVETNRETISFKLPRGLEAAAA; from the coding sequence ATGGCCAACGCTTCAAAACCACCGCTCGAATTGCTGATCGCCGCTCCGCGCGGCTTCTGCGCCGGGGTGGATCGCGCGATCCGGATCGTCGAACTGGCGATCGAGAAACACGGCGCGCCGGTCTATGTCCGGCATGAGATCGTCCACAATAAATACGTCGTGGACACGCTGCGCTCGAAAGGCGCCGTCTTCGTCGAGGATCTGGACGCCGTGCCGCAGGGCGTGCCGGTGGTGTTCTCGGCCCACGGCGTGCCCAAATCGGTGCCCGCCGCCGCCGAGGATCGCGGCCTAACCTATCTCGACGCGACGTGTCCCCTAGTGTCGAAGGTGCATCGCCAGGCCGAGCGTCTGGTCGCGCAGGGCAAGCATATCGTCTTCATCGGACATGCAGGCCATCCCGAAGTCATTGGCACCTTCGGTCAGGTTCCGCCTGGCGCGATGACGCTGATCGAAACGCCAGCGGATGCAGAGAAGTTCGTACCGACCGATCCGAACAACATCGCTTTTCTGACGCAGACGACGCTGTCGGTCGACGACACGGCCGAGGTTGTCGCCACGCTGCAACGGCGTTTCAGCGCGATCCAGGCGCCGCGTCCCGACGATATCTGCTACGCCACGTCGAACCGTCAGACCGCGGTAAAGGCGATCGCCGCCATGTGCGACGCGATGCTGGTGATCGGCGCGCCGAACTCGTCCAACTCCGTCCGGCTGGTGGAAGTGGCGGAACGCGAGGGCACGCGCGCGATCCTGATCCAGCGCGCCGACGTGCTCGACCTGTCCTTCCTGGATGGCGTCAAGACACTCGGCATCACCGCGGGCGCGTCCGCCCCCGAAATATTGGTCCGCGAAGTCGTCGCACGCCTGTCGGAGCATTTCGACGTCACCGAACGCGAGGTCGAAACCAACCGTGAAACGATCTCCTTCAAGCTGCCCCGCGGCCTGGAAGCCGCCGCGGCCTGA
- the gcvH gene encoding glycine cleavage system protein GcvH has product MSRYFTEDHEWIDVDGDVGTVGISEYAQGQLGDIVFVDVPEDGKELTKGDEAAVVRSVKAASDVYSPASGTVVESNDDLTATPGLVNEDPEGDGWFYKITLSDPSELESLMDETAYAAFVSKL; this is encoded by the coding sequence ATGAGCCGCTATTTCACCGAAGACCATGAATGGATCGACGTCGATGGCGATGTCGGCACCGTCGGGATCAGCGAATATGCGCAGGGTCAGCTTGGCGACATCGTTTTCGTCGACGTGCCCGAAGATGGCAAGGAGCTGACCAAGGGCGATGAGGCCGCGGTGGTCAGATCGGTCAAGGCCGCGTCCGACGTCTACTCGCCGGCCAGCGGCACGGTGGTCGAAAGCAATGACGACCTGACTGCGACGCCCGGACTGGTGAACGAAGATCCGGAAGGCGATGGCTGGTTCTACAAGATTACGCTGAGCGACCCGAGCGAACTCGAAAGCCTGATGGACGAGACCGCCTACGCGGCGTTCGTGTCGAAGCTGTAA